GCGCGCCGTAAATTCTTTGACAAGCTGATTTATGCCAAATGGCGCGAAGCGCTTGGCGGAAATATGCGGGTGGTTGTTTCAGGAGGGGCCGCTATTCAGCCCCGGCTGGTGAAAGTATTCAATACAGCTGGTATTCCTTTGCTTGAAGGATACGGCATGACGGAAACTTCTCCGGTGATCGCTGTGAACACGTTTGAACCGGGTAAAGCCAAAGTGGGGACAGTAGGAGCTCCGCTGAAAAATCTTCAGGTGAAAATCTCGGAAAGAGGTGAAATTCTGGTGAAAGGCGACAGTGTAATGGTTGGTTATTATAAAAATCCGGAATTGACCAAAGAAACGGTGGTAGACGGATGGATGCATACCGGCGACCGGGGTGTTCTGGATGAAAAAGGGTTGTTAAAAATTACCGGAAGGGTGAAAGAAATCTTTAAGACCTCCATGGGAAAATATATTTCGCCTCAGCTTATAGAAAATAAATTTAAAGAATCGCCTTTCATTGATCAGATGATTGTAATTGGTGAGAATCAGAAATTTGCTGCAGCGCTGATTGTTCCGGATTTTGAATACCTGAGAGGCTGGTGTAAAGAAAAAGGTATTGCATTTACTACCAACAGCGAGATGATCAAAAATCCGGAAGTCGTTGCCCGGTATAAAAAAGAAGTCAAAAATTATAATAAGCACTTTGGTGATACCGAGAAGATCAAGAAATTTGAACTGATTGATCACGAATGGACCATTGAAACCGGTGAAATTACGGCTAACCTGAAGTTGAAACGGGGATATATTCAGAATAAATATGCGGATGTGATAGACCGGATATTCAAAAATTAACGGACTAATCAAGAGCTTTAAAGAGCCATTCTTTTAATGGCCCGTACGATTTGGTTTCGGTGGCTCCCATCCCTTTACTTTTCATGTCAACAATCCGGAGTTCGGCAATAATTTGTTTGATTTTTTCCGGAGAAAATTGTTGTGCTGCTTTTTGATAATCCGAAACGAAAAAAGGAGATATTCCCAATTTGCCGGCAATGGTGTTTTTATCGAATTTACGGAATTGATGGTATAGTAAAATTTTCATAAAAAAGCTGTACAACAACACATTGACCATTTGTAACGGGTTCTGTTTCGGATTCGCTTCAAAGTATTCGATAATTCGTAATGCCCGGAAAACATCTCTCCGTCCCAATGCATTTTGCAGCTCAAAAACATTGAATTCTTTACTGATACCGATGTTTTTTTCAATCAGATCTTCCGTAATTTTTTCGCCAGGTTGAAGATTAATGGTGAGCTTGTTAATTTCGTTGGCAATGCGGGAAAGATCGGTTCCCAGAAATTCAGCCAGCATCATTTCTGATTTTGGCGTAATAGAGTACCCGAGGAAGTGGACTCTTTCAGAAATCCAGGCAGGAATTTTGTTGTCGTAAACCCGCTGCGATTCAAAAAGAACGACTTTATTAGATTTATTCAGGAGCTTGTATAATGCTTTTCGCTTATCTAATTTTTTGTATTTGTAGTTGATGACCAGAATGGTGGTGTCAAGCGGATTTTTAAAATATTCGATTAGCGGGTCGAACTGTTGAATGTTTTGGGCTTCTTTAACGATGACT
The sequence above is drawn from the Candidatus Sulfidibacterium hydrothermale genome and encodes:
- the holA gene encoding DNA polymerase III subunit delta; the protein is MNAGQIFDALKKKIYSPVYFFYGEEPFYIDELTAFIENNVLDEASKAFNQTIVYGLDVSARDVADLARRFPMMGDYQVVIVKEAQNIQQFDPLIEYFKNPLDTTILVINYKYKKLDKRKALYKLLNKSNKVVLFESQRVYDNKIPAWISERVHFLGYSITPKSEMMLAEFLGTDLSRIANEINKLTINLQPGEKITEDLIEKNIGISKEFNVFELQNALGRRDVFRALRIIEYFEANPKQNPLQMVNVLLYSFFMKILLYHQFRKFDKNTIAGKLGISPFFVSDYQKAAQQFSPEKIKQIIAELRIVDMKSKGMGATETKSYGPLKEWLFKALD